In Scleropages formosus chromosome 10, fSclFor1.1, whole genome shotgun sequence, a single genomic region encodes these proteins:
- the rtn2a gene encoding reticulon-2a isoform X3, producing the protein MTNKVLDLIYWRDMERTGVVFTGLVVGLLSLFQLSIVTVVSTLSLAVVCCTVIVRVYYHVLHALQWGDGVHPFKWYLDYDISLSGEKAEHHMQRIIVLTVSAIAEMKRILFVGNLIDSLKYLVLAYLLTFVGAIFNGLTLLIIGVISLFSLPLFYKQRQVQVDSILTSIKAHVDNIKDIFHRLLQGGCPAPDPTPGGAKPKIK; encoded by the exons ATGACAAACAAAG TATTGGACCTGATCTACTGGCGGGATATGGAGCGGACCGGGGTGGTCTTCACGGGGCTGGTGGTGGGCCTACTGTCCCTGTTCCAGCTGAGCATCGTCACCGTGGTGTCCACGCTCTCTCTGGCAGTCGTATGCTGTACCGTTATTGTACGGGTCTACTACCACGTGCTGCACGCGCTGCAGTGGGGAGACGGCGTGCACCCCTTCAA GTGGTATCTGGACTATGACATCAGCCTATCGGGGGAGAAGGCCGAGCACCACATGCAGCGCATCATTGTCCTGACCGTCTCCGCCATCGCAGAGATGAAGCGGATCCTCTTTGTCGGCAACCTCATTGATTCGCTGAAG TACCTGGTGCTGGCGTACTTGCTGACCTTCGTGGGTGCCATCTTCAACGGACTGACGCTCCTGATCATCG GTGTGATCTCCCTATTCTCCCTCCCACTGTTCTACAAACAGCGCCAG GTGCAGGTTGACAGTATTCTAACTTCAATCAAGGCTCATGTGGACAACATCAAAGATAT ATTTCACCGGCTGCTTCAAGGTGGCTGTCCAGCACCAGATCCCACTCCCGGTGGAGCcaagccaaaaataaaatga
- the rhoub gene encoding ras homolog family member Ub has protein sequence MPSHSALDYSGRGAAPPVPPHRAGAARPRDVRERPLKCVLLGDGAVGKTSLVVSYTTNGYPTKYVPTAFDHFSAMVQVDGKPVRLQLCDTAGQDEFDKLRHFCYPRTDALLLCFSVVSPASFQNVWEKWLPEIRRRCPQVPVLLVGTQCDLREDVKVLIELARRRERPVPEADARALADKAGAVAYIECSALTQKNLKEVFDAAIAIGLRHAERRARRDCKVRSTADKMKTLSKSWWKKYVCIQ, from the exons ATGCCGTCCCACAGCGCCCTGGATTACAGCGGCCGAGGCGCGGCCCCTCCGGTGCCCCCGCATCGTGCCGGCGCAGCGCGTCCCCGCGACGTGCGCGAGCGCCCGCTGAAGTGCGTGCTGCTGGGGGACGGTGCGGTGGGCAAGACGAGCCTGGTGGTGAGTTACACCACGAACGGGTACCCGACCAAGTACGTGCCCACCGCCTTCGACCACTTCTCGG CCATGGTGCAGGTGGACGGGAAGCCCGTGAGGCTGCAGCTCTGCGACACCGCCGGACAG GATGAGTTTGACAAATTGCGCCACTTCTGCTACCCTCGCACCGACGCCCTGCTGCTGTGCTTCAGCGTGGTGAGCCCCGCCTCCTTCCAGAACGTTTGGGAGAAGTGGCTGCCAGAGATCCGACGCCGCTGTCCCCAGGTGCCCGTGCTGCTGGTGGGCACCCAGTGCGACCTGCGAGAGGACGTCAAGGTCCTCATCGAGCTGGCGCGCCGCCGAGAGCGTCCCGTGCCCGAGGCCGACGCCCGCGCCCTGGCCGACAAGGCCGGCGCCGTCGCCTACATCGAGTGCTCGGCCCTCACGCAGAAGAACCTGAAGGAGGTGTTCGATGCCGCCATCGCCATCGGCCTGCGCCACGCCGAGAGACGGGCCCGACGAGATTGCAAGGTGAGGAGCACGGCCGACAAGATGAAGACCCTCTCCAAGTCCTGGTGGAAGAAGTACGTTTGCATACAGTGA